One Bos taurus isolate L1 Dominette 01449 registration number 42190680 breed Hereford chromosome 14, ARS-UCD2.0, whole genome shotgun sequence genomic region harbors:
- the RP1 gene encoding oxygen-regulated protein 1 produces the protein MSETPSTSFSMVRRISSEGQLPSPRQLGITQPVVAKRISFYKSGDPQFGGVRVVLNPRSFKTFDALLDNLSGKVPLPFGVRNISTPRGRHSITRLEELEDGQSYLCSHGRKVQPVDLDKARRRPRPWLSSRALSTHVQRGPAPAAPGMLRAPRRLVVFRNGDPKTRRAIVLNRRVTQSFEVFLQYLTQVMQRPVTKLYATDGRKVPSLQAVILSSGAVVAAGREPFKPGNYDIQKYLLPARLPGISRRVYPKGNARSESRKMSTHVSSSPTSQIYSLSSEKMQNNDSYSDHSFASENYLALEKNDSQNLLIYPSEDDVEKSIIFNQDGTMTVEMKIRFKIKEEETIKWTTTLCRADLSNNGEKSEINSLPGRTDDRSSGVKITACSLSADVSPLEKGGSQVDSLAEEANTQVKDQDVETGSSTSWENPALDTDATQRTQDRVKHRFYRPPTPGPRRVRQKKSVIGSVTLVSETEVQEKMIGQFSYNEERKDWENKSEYHMVTHSCSKMSSVSNRPILVQVDNDEQVASSLERKKESRLLKSSAVSAGVVEITSQKTLEMSHNGGLPQTTSEKSIVEEGIVDNVVADNKARVRNLRTYGNTDDRSSPFLGDAAHFSSNNPGTDKTISKTPASVGNSTVTTRIDQLIHEFSHCGLTKLPENEKQISSSVASKKKMKSQQHVINSQHQAGEMATKRIPRKNKRMNTRGRIAQETILRDSHSSLKGAILCEKDLHASDTVIESNYFSSKGNNPVNSRNFPRNKLNTIHKPKIQGLLARRKSRPLNKVNLGGPTKREIGQGEKVFSHNEIGCCKNTFENQNLFHLFNFLEQKPNAFCGPESQAETASWYLRGTSKRSLVSKVNNSHITLRSQKKQKRDKLKSDTTVSKEHVTTRANSLASLEKAVFPENVTHHSVQSYVQRWLQNLSPQAALQLGKSAPVYKKERGVASYNNGFLPGNSSHTSSGKRNDSILQSNRHTTKSASLTGDNLGKRVGMSFDKNSSEELIQDHCESQTDSLNDTYLLSVHEFCTLSQSATDDPNAKSQVSAAKSGQEMSLVYKDINLAAKGPSVETAVQVDLEGDTPQHLSPVQLLHQLQALVPSSPKAQNGVVQMPGPLSEVPFPSLIRNSSTNVLLAWLLVLTLKGGVSSFCPGDALKATSGSSETLALLEVLKHIAVTEEADDLKAAVASLVESTTNHSGLTEKEQDVGPIGLSANCSTPNIQIIPQCAENEKTQKISLDGSHTAGEEVSEVCVTAVTRSPRKMGTVVKTYPPEETCHLSEDSFPSDDCTMDQTSMNKACFLGDISSLTEAVSSHEGCAYEQNHIYERADNLELTEELERVDEVQKDRNILADPGCKHGSNMLVSHQSISSLSHCGSFQNTTESELDGEHSFLDKSESCSLKKFQDKSVYTSFDKEDSKTSEEPGSTTNSMTSSERNVSEMESFEELENQNTDIFNIKVNSGEQVTEELIREELEAGKSLELIEVSSRNDAEEGKDGVICETISRKLVTPPSLVFCYDSKQNMEKEPSEGETETKVRKMVESLEAGSSAESPLNFKSGLRRSGTSDWSDYRQNSENEPSYKASSNGPSDSDEEMTPEKECNKGFVKRTIEKLYGKAEMMRPSFFAGSTHTSQVYPCDSVEFQGTGKVGLYDPEGQSLGSLERVSSNSTVLQKFPEQKRDKCDVNNVRASYPREDIAEHGTKQNDHKTILRDREEGVLIDKGKWLLKENHLLRVSSPECSGPCGHADTTSVDTLLDNSSTEVPYSHFGNLAPGPNMAELSSSELEELTQPPELRCNYFNVPHCSDSEPFHDDELDTQDEACAQEREPNHPAEEKGNLRSERVCTSATHVFASAGNKVHPVSDGAVRNQPLAGSNVIHGALQEGDSLDKLYNICGQHCPILTVINQPVNEEHRGFAYCKDSDVENSLSLQLWMKIHPCLRHSSKTMFRDKNNKTISRRALTDNAVGNTHVWPHFNNTFDLMDRRRKLKQSNCLGLEEENNFNKFQSYLKNFLHTLLLVVGQVNSNPQDPSSQTKEFFEVVDENNNLLNSRFQNSGTNLNQVVREHSYHLSFEMLGQARLFCQVETFLGISNRNILEMFYIFEDENLFIWEEEN, from the exons ATGAGCGAAACTCCTTCCACCAGTTTCTCCATGGTTCGCCGGATCTCCTCTGAAGGTCAGCTTCCTTCTCCTCGCCAGTTGGGCATCACCCAGCCTGTCGTGGCCAAAAGGATCAGTTTCTACAAGAGCGGAGACCCTCAGTTCGGCGGGGTCCGGGTGGTGCTGAACCCTCGTTCCTTCAAAACATTCGATGCTCTGCTGGACAACCTGTCGGGCAAGGTCCCCCTGCCCTTTGGGGTGCGGAACATCAGCACCCCCCGGGGGAGGCACAGCATCACGCgcctggaggagctggaggacGGTCAGTCGTACCTGTGCTCCCATGGCAGGAAGGTGCAGCCAGTGGATCTGGACAAGGCCCGGCGTCGCCCGCGGCCCTGGCTCAGCAGCCGAGCTCTCAGCACCCATGTGCAGCGAGGCCCCGCCCCTGCTGCTCCTGGCATGCTGCGCGCGCCGCGACGGCTCGTGGTCTTCAGGAATGGCGACCCCAAAACGAGGCGTGCAATCGTGCTCAACAGGAGGGTCACGCAGAGCTTTGAGGTCTTCCTGCAGTACCTGACACAGGTCATGCAGCGCCCGGTAACCAAGCTGTACGCCACAGACGGAAGGAAG GTTCCCAGTCTGCAGGCTGTGATCCTGAGCTCTGGAGCTGTGGTGGCAGCAGGAAGGGAACCGTTTAAACCAGGAAATTATGACATCCAAAAGTACTTGCTTCCTGCTAGATTACCAGGCATCTCTCGTCGTGTGTACCCCAAGGGAAATGCTAGGTCAGAAAGCAGAAAAA TGAGCACACATGTATCTTCAAGCCCAACGTCTCAgatttattctctttcttctgaGAAAATGCAGAATAATGATTCCTACTCAGATCATTCTTTTGCTTCTGAAAATTACTTGGcattagaaaaaaatgattctCAGAATTTATTGATATATCCTTCTGAAGATGATGTTGAgaaatcaattatttttaatcagGATGGTACTATGACAGTTGAGATGAAAATTCGATTCAAGATAAAAGAGGAGGAAACCATAAAATGGACAACCACTCTCTGTAGAGCTGATCTGTCCAATAATggtgaaaaaagtgaaataaatagtCTCCCAGGGAGAACGGATGATCGATCATCTGGTGTAAAGATTACTGCGTGTTCATTGTCCGCAGACGTCTCACCTCTGGAGAAAGGTGGTAGTCAGGTGGACAGTCTAGCGGAGGAGGCGAACACTCAAGTGAAAGATCAAGATGTTGAAACTGGTAGTTCTACCAGCTGGGAGAACCCTGCTCTGGACACAGATGCCACCCAGAGAACTCAGGATCGAGTGAAGCATCGTTTCTACAGGCCCCCTACACCTGGACCAAGGAGAGTGAGGCAGAAGAAGTCTGTGATAGGGAGTGTGACCTTAGTATCTGAAACTGAGGTTCAAGAGAAAATGATTGGGCAGTTTTCCTacaatgaagaaaggaaagattgGGAAAACAAGTCTGAGTATCACATGGTCACACATTCTTGCAGTAAAATGTCATCTGTGTCCAACAGACCCATACTTGTTCAAGTTGATAACGATGAGCAGGTAGCGTcatctttagaaagaaaaaaggaaagcagatTGCTCAAATCAAGTGCAGTAAGTGCTGGTGTTGTAGAAATTACAAGTCAGAAGACGTTAGAGATGTCCCATAATGGTGGCTTGCCGCAGACTACATCAGAAAAGTCAATTGTGGAGGAAGGTATAGTTGATAATGTCGTAGCAGACAACAAAGCTAGGGTCAGGAATTTAAGAACTTACGGTAACACCGATGATAGATCCAGCCCTTTCTTAGGAGATGCAGCTCACTTTTCAAGTAACAACCCTGGAACTGACAAAACTATTTCCAAGACCCCAGCTTCAGTAGGAAACTCTACTGTCACTACAAGAATCGACCAACTGATTCATGAAttttctcattgtggtttaacAAAACttccagaaaatgaaaagcagatttcatcctctgttgctagcaaaaaaaagatgaaatctcaGCAGCATGTGATAAATTCTCAGCATCAGGCTGGAGAGATGGCAACTAAAAGAATCCCTAGGAAGAATAAGAGAATGAACACAAGAGGTAGAATTGCACAGGAAACCATATTGCGAGATTCACATAGTTCCCTCAAAGGGGCCATACTTTGTGAGAAAGACCTCCATGCAAGTGATACGGTAAttgaatcaaattatttttcttcgaAAGGTAATAATCCTGTGAATTCCAGAAATTTCCctagaaataaattaaatactATTCATAAACCTAAGATTCAAGGACTTTTAGCCAGAAGAAAATCCAGACCACTAAACAAAGTAAACTTGGGGGGACCTACAAAAAGAGAAATTGGTCAAGGAGAGAAAGTGTTTTCCCATAATGAGATTGGATGTTgcaaaaatacttttgaaaatcaaaatttaTTTCATCTGTTTAACTTCCTTGAGCAAAAACCCAATGCTTTTTGTGGGCCAGAGTCTCAGGCAGAAACAGCCTCTTGGTATTTGAGAGGAACGTCAAAGAGGAGTTTAGTTTCAAAAGTTAATAATTCACACATAACTTTAAGGagccagaaaaaacaaaaaagggatAAGTTGAAATCAGATACTACTGTAAGTAAGGAGCATGTCACAACTAGGGCAAATTCCTTGGCTTCTTTGGAAAAAGCTGTTTTTCCTGAGAATGTTACCCATCATTCAGTTCAAAGTTATGTACAAAGATGGTTGCAGAACTTAAGTCCACAAGCAGCTTTGCAGCTTGGCAAGTCAGCTCCAGTATACAAAAAGGAAAGGGGTGTGGCGAGTTATAATAACGGTTTTCTTCCAGGAAACAGTTCCCACACTagttctggaaaaagaaatgattcTATTCTGCAAAGTAATAGACACACAACTAAAAGTGCCAGTTTGACAGGAGACAATCTAGGTAAGAGAGTAGGTATGTCTTTTGACAAAAATAGCAGTGAAGAACTCATCCAAGATCACTGTGAGAGCCAGACTGACTCTCTGAACGATACTTACTTGCTTTCTGTTCATGAATTCTGTACTTTGTCGCAGTCAGCTACGGATGATCCTAATGCTAAAAGTCAGGTATCTGCTGCAAAGTCAGGGCAAGAGATGAGCCTTGTTTACAAAGACATAAACCTTGCTGCAAAAGGGCCAAGCGTAGAGACTGCCGTACAAGTAGATCTGGAAGGGGACACCCCACAGCACTTGTCACCAGTTCAGCTGCTTCACCAGCTGCAAGCTTTGGTTCCTAGTAGTCCCAAGGCTCAAAATGGAGTTGTTCAGATGCCAGGTCCACTTTCAGAAGTTCCCTTCCCTTCTTTGATACGTAATTCCTCCACTAATGTACTTCTAGCTTGGCTCTTGGTGCTAACCCTAAAGGGAGGTGTGAGTAGCTTCTGTCCAGGTGACGCTCTCAAGGCGACCAGTGGAAGTTCAGAAACACTTGCATTGTTGGAGGTGCTGAAGCACATTGCCGTCACAGAGGAAGCTGATGACTTGAAGGCCGCTGTGGCCAGCTTAGTGGAATCAACCACGAATCACTCTGGACTTACTGAGAAAGAACAGGATGTGGGTCCAATAGGTCTTTCTGCAAATTGCTCTACACCCAACATTCAGATAATTCCTCAGTGcgctgaaaatgaaaaaacacagaaaatctcTTTAGATGGAAGCCATACTGCCGGTGAGGAAGTCTCTGAAGTCTGTGTTACAGCAGTGACTCGATCTCCACGTAAAATGGGCACGGTAGTTAAGACTTACCCTCCAGAAGAGACTTGTCACCTCAGTGAAGATTCTTTCCCCAGTGACGACTGTACCATGGATCAGACTTCCATGAACAAGGCTTGTTTCTTAGGAGACATCTCTTCACTTACTGAGGCTGTGTCTTCTCATGAGGGTTGCGCTTATGAACAAAACCATATCTATGAGAGAGCTGATAATTTGGAATTGACTGAAGAGTTAGAAAGAGTTGATGAAGttcagaaagacagaaatattttgGCAGACCCTGGGTGTAAACACGGCTCTAATATGTTGGTGTCACACCAAAGTATCAGTAGTTTAAGCCACTGTGGCTCTTTCCAAAATACAACTGAATCAGAACTTGATGGAGAACATAGTTTTTTAGATAAATCTGAAAGTTGTTCATTAAAGAAATTTCAGGATAAAAGTGTATATACATCTTTTGATAAGGAGGATTCAAAGACTTCTGAAGAACCAGGCTCAACAACCAACAGCATGACATCAAGTGAAAGAAACGTCTCAGAAATGGAATCTTTTGAGGAATTAGAAAACCAGAACACTGATATCTTTAATATAAAGGTAAATTCAGGGGAGCAAgtgactgaagaattgatccgaGAGGAGTTAGAAGCTGGTAAAAGTTTGGAATTGATCGAAGTGTCCAGCAGAAATGATGCAGAAGAAGGAAAGGATGGTGTAATCTGTGAGACAATCAGTAGGAAACTGGTGACACCACCATCTTTAGTATTTTGCTATGATTCTAAGCAAAATATGGAAAAGGAGCCCAGTGAAGGAGAAACTGAAACAAAAGTCAGAAAGATGGTGGAAAGCTTGGAAGCTGGAAGTTCTGCAGAGTCCCCTCTCAATTTTAAAAGTGGCCTAAGAAGGTCAGGAACTTCTGATTGGTCAGATTATAGACAAAACAGCGAGAATGAACCGTCATACAAAGCATCCAGCAATGGCCCCAGTGACAGTGATGAGGAGATGACCCCTGAGAAAGAATGCAACAAAGGATTTGTTAAAAGGACAATAGAGAAACTTTATGGTAAAGCAGAGATGATGAGACCATCTTTTTTCGCTGGATCTACACACACATCTCAGGTTTATCCCTGTGATTCTGTGGAATTTCAGGGCACTGGGAAAGTAGGCCTTTATGATCCTGAAGGTCAGTCACTTGGCTCTTTGGAACGGGTGTCTAGTAATTCAACTGTGTTGCAGAAATTTCCTGAGCAAAAACGAGATAAATGTGATGTTAATAACGTAAGGGCCAGTTATCCCAGGGAAGACATTGCAGAACATGGTACAAAACAGAATGATCATAAAACAATCCTCAGGGACAGGGAAGAGGGAGTACTGATTGACAAGGGCAAGTGGCTCCTGAAAGAAAATCATTTGCTAAGAGTGTCATCGCCTGAATGTTCTGGCCCGTGTGGCCATGCAGACACCACATCAGTGGATACTCTACTGGATAATAGCAGCACCGAGGTTCCGTATTCACATTTTGGAAACTTGGCTCCAGGCCCAAACATGGCTGAACTATCCTCCTCAGAGCTAGAGGAACTGACTCAGCCTCCTGAGCTGAGATGCAATTATTTTAACGTGCCTCATTGTAGTGACTCGGAGCCCTTCCATGACGATGAGCTAGATACTCAAGATGAAGCTTGTGCTCAGGAGAGAGAACCCAATCACCCAGCAGAGGAGAAGGGTAACCTTAGATCAGAGAGAGTGTGTACGTCTGCCACTCATGTCTTCGCGTCTGCTGGTAACAAAGTCCATCCTGTCTCTGATGGTGCTGTTAGGAACCAACCGTTGGCTGGTAGTAATGTAATTCATGGCGCCCTTCAGGAAGGCGACTCTTTGGATAAACTCTATAATATCTGTGGTCAACATTGCCCAATACTGACTGTGATTAACCAGCCTGTAAATGAGGAACACCGAGGATTTGCATATTGCAAAGATTCTGATGTTGAAAATTCTTTGAGTCTCCAGTTATGGATGAAAATACACCCATGTTTACGACATTCAAGCAAAACCATGTTCAGAGACaagaacaataaaacaataaGTAGAAGAGCACTTACTGATAATGCTGTTGGCAATACACACGTTTGGCCTCATTTTAATAACACAtttgacttgatggacagaaggagaaaattaaaacaaagtaaCTGTTTGGGCttagaggaagaaaataatttcaataaatttCAGTCATATTTAAAGAATTTCTTGCATACGTTGTTGTTAGTTGTGGGTCAGGTGAATTCAAATCCACAAGACCCCAGCAGTCAGACAAAGGAATTCTTTGAAGTAGTTGATGAGAACAACAACTTATTAAACAGCAGATTCCAGAACTCAGGAACGAATCTCAACCAAGTAGTCAGAGAACACAGCTATCATTTGTCCTTTGAAATGCTTGGCCAAGCCCGCCTGTTTTGCCAAGTTGAGACATTCTTAGGTATTAGCAACAGAAATATCttagaaatgttttatatttttgaagatgaaaatcttttcatttgGGAAGAGGAAAACTAA